From the Streptomyces sp. Tu 2975 genome, one window contains:
- a CDS encoding MlaD family protein — protein MLTTAIRLKNVAFLVIAVLVLGFVGVRYADLGHLVGMRDHYTVKVELAQTGGLFTHSDVTYRGVSVGRVGDIELTQDGVEAELRINDDAPRIPTDLEAVVANLSAVGEQYIDLRPARDAAPYLEDGSVIARASTRLPAPVTDVLTGVDDLASSVDLESLRTVVDEFGTALNGRGDDLQVLLDNGNEFVLAADEALPVTTRLMIEGETVLRTQIEHGRALKDFAGGAKELAAELRSSDTDLRELIAAAPGAAGQISGLLRDLDPAFGVVVANLLTTSEVAVTRQNGIEELLVKLPAVAAAGATAVTGEGARFGMSVTFFEPLPCTDGYGSTVYRNGLDTSPATATNTTARCTSPPSSGKNVRGSANAPTGGPVPDPARPATASSTSGTGTGGGDRSARPPGALGLPAVTGSASGMSGLLGLEVAP, from the coding sequence ATGCTCACGACCGCCATCCGCCTCAAGAACGTCGCGTTCCTGGTCATCGCCGTCCTGGTGCTGGGATTCGTCGGCGTCCGCTACGCCGACCTCGGCCACCTCGTCGGCATGCGCGACCACTACACCGTGAAGGTCGAACTGGCACAGACCGGTGGCCTGTTCACCCACTCCGACGTGACCTACCGGGGCGTGTCAGTCGGACGGGTCGGCGACATCGAGCTCACGCAGGACGGCGTGGAGGCCGAGCTGCGGATCAACGACGACGCCCCGCGCATTCCCACCGACCTCGAAGCCGTCGTCGCCAATCTCTCCGCCGTGGGCGAGCAGTACATCGACCTGCGGCCGGCGAGGGACGCCGCACCCTATCTCGAGGACGGCTCGGTCATCGCCCGCGCCTCCACCCGACTGCCCGCACCCGTCACCGACGTCCTCACCGGCGTCGACGATCTCGCGTCCTCGGTCGACCTGGAGTCCCTGCGCACCGTCGTCGACGAGTTCGGCACGGCGCTGAACGGCCGCGGCGACGACCTCCAGGTGCTGCTCGACAACGGCAACGAGTTCGTCCTCGCCGCCGACGAGGCACTGCCCGTCACCACCCGGCTGATGATCGAAGGGGAGACCGTCCTGCGCACCCAGATCGAACACGGCAGGGCGCTCAAGGACTTCGCGGGCGGCGCCAAGGAACTCGCGGCCGAGCTGAGGAGTTCGGACACCGACCTGCGCGAGCTCATCGCCGCCGCGCCGGGGGCCGCAGGACAGATCAGCGGACTGCTCCGCGACCTCGACCCCGCCTTCGGTGTCGTCGTGGCCAACCTCCTCACCACCTCCGAGGTCGCCGTCACCCGGCAGAACGGCATCGAGGAACTCCTGGTGAAACTGCCGGCGGTCGCCGCCGCGGGAGCCACCGCCGTCACCGGCGAGGGAGCACGGTTCGGCATGTCCGTCACATTCTTCGAGCCGCTGCCGTGCACCGACGGATACGGCTCCACCGTCTACCGCAACGGCCTCGACACCTCGCCCGCCACCGCCACGAACACCACCGCGCGCTGCACCTCACCGCCGAGCAGCGGCAAGAACGTCCGCGGCAGCGCGAACGCGCCCACCGGCGGCCCCGTACCCGACCCCGCACGCCCGGCCACCGCGTCCTCGACGTCCGGTACGGGCACCGGCGGCGGCGACAGGTCGGCGAGGCCGCCGGGGGCCCTCGGCCTGCCGGCGGTGACCGGCTCGGCCTCCGGCATGAGCGGGCTGCTGGGGCTGGAGGTAGCGCCATGA